In Candidatus Bathyarchaeia archaeon, the following are encoded in one genomic region:
- the ileS gene encoding isoleucine--tRNA ligase, which produces MTAKFKADSNKWLSMDYRPLELEKETREFWNQNRIKKKLMDFREKNNKGVTGWVEGPPTLNGIPHVGHARGRVMKDLRYRWKTMQGYFIPFWAGWDTQGLPVELEVEKLLGVKNKRELLERVGEERFIEECKKAIVKYHREWVKADELLGVFIDQEKAYWTYLDDYIEREWQYLKRAWEQGLLEEGHYVVAYCPGCQTSLSSAEVGYEDSYREVEDPSLYFKFKVANSQNEYFLVWTTMPFTLITDMLLAVHPEAEYAKVKVGDETWILVKQRVEPVMQELGINKYTLTETMLGKELEGTKYDYPFKDLIPKQAELDKHPLVHRVVCEDFVDIDTATGVVHQSPGNGEEDFFAAQKRGVPIFAPFDDEVKFTEEAGVFSGIFARDTDKMVVEELRKRGLLVEVKTIKHEYPTCWRSHHKLVWLARKEYFLRTDKINDKIVEAAEKVEYFFESPKNRFLSFLKEGKPWCISRERVWGTPLPVWKCEKCDAKTLIASKKELLEKALEKPKGHFELHKPWVDRIKLKCEKCGGTMYREDFVLDTWHNSGASPYARFTDKEFAKYVPTDFLTEGIDQTRGWANSLLLEHVILTGKAEAPYKAFLFQGLTQDAKGRKMSKSLGNVVEANKLLEKYSADLCRFYMLRKCAPVDFMNFDFQELTKRPYQVLSTLYHLNRFFLQNAEYDNFNPQEHTLEWAKKEKQLKNPDLWLLSKLQQLIEAYTAKLETCEFNFALATLEDYVIETLSRLYVPMVRKELWTDDPETLNRRLAIYATLWHVLKTVTLLFNPVTPYLSEALYQNVYRKLSPALPESVNFESWPEPSEKLRNKTLEEEFEVLFKCVSLVYSARQSAKLKRRWPLNRMIVVAPEKVCKALKNVEELFLELANVKTAEYAQETPEDAAREEWASATEEGIQVFLDVHRDEKLLGEGLMRDLARRIQSLRKELGYVPTDILEAAHVAELDGESKRLLKPHLKEMEELVRVKNVRLYNKREELETEWHEYALDDKKVYIAIS; this is translated from the coding sequence GTGACCGCCAAATTCAAAGCTGATTCTAACAAATGGCTCAGCATGGACTATCGCCCGCTTGAACTTGAAAAAGAAACACGCGAATTCTGGAATCAAAACCGCATAAAAAAGAAGCTAATGGATTTTCGCGAGAAAAACAATAAGGGCGTAACAGGCTGGGTTGAAGGACCCCCAACATTGAATGGCATACCACACGTTGGGCACGCCAGAGGACGCGTAATGAAAGATTTACGCTATCGCTGGAAGACAATGCAAGGCTATTTCATTCCTTTCTGGGCAGGGTGGGACACGCAAGGCTTGCCAGTGGAGCTTGAAGTTGAGAAACTTTTGGGCGTCAAGAACAAGCGGGAACTTCTCGAACGTGTAGGTGAAGAACGCTTCATAGAAGAATGTAAAAAGGCTATTGTGAAATACCATCGTGAATGGGTTAAAGCTGACGAGTTGCTCGGAGTGTTCATAGACCAGGAAAAGGCGTACTGGACATACCTGGATGATTACATAGAACGCGAATGGCAATATCTTAAGCGAGCATGGGAACAAGGCTTGCTCGAAGAAGGCCACTATGTCGTAGCGTATTGTCCGGGTTGTCAAACAAGTCTAAGCAGCGCAGAAGTTGGCTACGAAGACTCTTACAGAGAAGTTGAAGACCCATCATTATACTTCAAATTCAAAGTTGCAAACAGCCAAAACGAGTACTTCCTAGTGTGGACGACCATGCCTTTCACGCTTATAACGGACATGCTGTTGGCTGTGCATCCCGAGGCGGAATATGCGAAAGTCAAAGTTGGCGACGAAACATGGATACTCGTCAAACAACGCGTCGAACCAGTCATGCAAGAATTAGGCATAAACAAATACACGCTAACAGAAACAATGCTTGGCAAAGAGCTTGAAGGAACAAAATATGATTACCCATTCAAAGACTTAATACCCAAACAAGCCGAACTTGACAAGCATCCACTAGTGCATAGAGTTGTCTGCGAAGACTTCGTGGACATAGACACTGCCACGGGTGTAGTGCATCAGTCGCCGGGAAACGGTGAAGAAGACTTTTTTGCAGCACAAAAGCGTGGCGTTCCAATATTTGCGCCTTTCGATGACGAAGTCAAATTCACAGAAGAAGCAGGAGTCTTCAGCGGCATATTTGCGCGTGACACGGACAAGATGGTTGTTGAAGAACTGCGCAAAAGAGGCTTGCTCGTTGAAGTCAAAACCATAAAGCATGAGTATCCAACATGCTGGCGTTCACATCACAAGCTCGTGTGGCTAGCCAGAAAAGAATACTTCCTTCGAACAGACAAAATAAACGACAAAATCGTCGAAGCCGCCGAAAAAGTTGAATACTTCTTTGAAAGCCCCAAAAACCGCTTTCTCTCCTTCCTAAAAGAAGGCAAACCATGGTGCATATCCAGAGAACGCGTCTGGGGTACTCCACTGCCAGTTTGGAAATGCGAAAAATGCGACGCGAAAACGCTCATAGCAAGCAAGAAGGAATTGCTCGAAAAAGCCTTAGAAAAACCAAAAGGACATTTTGAACTGCATAAGCCATGGGTTGACCGCATAAAACTAAAATGCGAAAAATGCGGCGGCACAATGTATAGAGAAGACTTTGTTTTGGACACGTGGCACAACAGTGGAGCTTCACCATACGCAAGATTCACCGACAAAGAATTCGCCAAGTACGTGCCAACTGATTTCCTAACAGAAGGAATAGACCAAACCAGGGGATGGGCAAACTCGCTTCTGCTGGAGCATGTCATATTAACCGGAAAGGCAGAAGCTCCATACAAGGCTTTCCTATTTCAAGGCTTAACGCAAGACGCTAAAGGCAGAAAAATGAGTAAAAGCCTAGGAAATGTTGTGGAAGCCAACAAGCTCCTAGAAAAATATTCTGCAGACCTATGCAGGTTCTACATGCTGCGGAAATGCGCGCCAGTAGACTTCATGAACTTTGACTTTCAAGAATTAACAAAACGTCCATACCAAGTGCTCTCAACACTATATCACTTAAACAGATTCTTTTTGCAGAACGCAGAATACGACAATTTCAACCCGCAAGAGCACACGCTGGAATGGGCGAAAAAAGAAAAACAACTCAAAAATCCAGACCTATGGCTGCTTTCAAAACTTCAACAACTCATAGAGGCTTATACTGCCAAGCTCGAAACGTGCGAATTCAACTTCGCCCTCGCCACTTTAGAAGATTATGTAATAGAAACATTGAGCAGACTTTACGTGCCAATGGTTCGAAAAGAACTTTGGACAGACGACCCTGAAACACTCAACCGAAGACTAGCCATATATGCAACCTTGTGGCATGTTCTCAAAACCGTTACGCTACTGTTCAATCCAGTTACGCCATACTTAAGCGAGGCATTATACCAGAATGTTTACAGAAAACTCAGTCCAGCATTACCTGAATCGGTGAACTTTGAAAGCTGGCCTGAACCTTCCGAGAAACTGCGAAATAAGACTTTAGAAGAAGAATTTGAAGTGCTCTTCAAGTGCGTGTCGCTTGTATACTCCGCTAGGCAGTCGGCGAAGCTGAAGAGACGATGGCCGCTTAACCGAATGATTGTAGTAGCTCCAGAAAAAGTTTGCAAAGCGCTGAAAAACGTTGAAGAACTATTCTTGGAACTTGCAAACGTTAAAACAGCGGAATACGCTCAAGAGACTCCAGAGGATGCGGCTCGTGAAGAATGGGCTTCAGCCACTGAAGAGGGCATACAAGTCTTCTTGGATGTTCACCGAGACGAAAAACTACTTGGCGAAGGTTTAATGCGTGATTTAGCTCGCAGAATCCAATCTTTAAGGAAGGAGTTGGGCTATGTGCCAACTGACATCTTAGAAGCTGCACATGTTGCTGAGCTTGACGGCGAAAGCAAAAGGTTGCTTAAGCCGCATTTGAAAGAAATGGAGGAGCTTGTCCGCGTCAAAAACGTGCGCTTATATAATAAACGCGAGGAATTAGAAACGGAATGGCATGAGTACGCGCTTGACGATAAAAAAGTCTACATAGCCATTTCTTAA
- a CDS encoding dihydroorotate dehydrogenase electron transfer subunit yields the protein MDYHIVANKLRTTQIQSIKAETQTVKTFTFKDKLCAKAKPGQFLMLWVPGVDEIPLSILDAREDGSVAVAVKKVGEATSALHNKKAGEIIGVRGPFGNDFTAKKGKVLMVAGGTGVFPLLFLSRKIKPKATKLVFIAGAKTKEELFFIDEIERLCGKENVVASTEDGSYGIKCLASESLELLLCKEKFDMIYTCGPELMMRKVLNLAEKYEIALEASLERLMRCAIGLCGSCVIGKYRVCRDGPVFNSQQLLEVKAEFGKFKRDFDGRKISF from the coding sequence TTGGATTATCACATCGTTGCTAACAAACTGAGAACTACACAAATTCAAAGCATAAAAGCTGAAACGCAGACGGTGAAAACTTTCACTTTCAAAGATAAGCTATGCGCCAAGGCTAAGCCTGGACAGTTTCTCATGCTTTGGGTTCCGGGTGTTGATGAAATTCCATTGAGCATATTAGATGCACGAGAAGATGGAAGCGTTGCCGTTGCAGTGAAAAAGGTTGGAGAAGCAACAAGCGCATTACACAACAAAAAAGCTGGCGAAATCATTGGCGTACGTGGTCCATTTGGTAATGACTTTACGGCGAAAAAAGGGAAAGTGCTCATGGTCGCCGGCGGGACTGGCGTTTTTCCACTTCTGTTTCTCTCCAGAAAGATTAAGCCAAAAGCGACGAAACTTGTCTTTATAGCAGGAGCGAAAACTAAAGAAGAACTCTTTTTTATAGACGAAATTGAGCGGCTATGCGGTAAAGAGAATGTTGTTGCGTCAACCGAAGACGGCAGTTATGGCATAAAATGCTTAGCTTCAGAATCGCTAGAGCTACTTCTCTGCAAAGAAAAGTTTGACATGATTTACACTTGTGGACCAGAGTTGATGATGCGGAAGGTTTTGAATTTAGCTGAAAAGTATGAAATAGCTTTGGAAGCAAGTTTGGAACGTTTAATGCGTTGTGCCATAGGCTTGTGTGGAAGCTGCGTCATAGGCAAATACCGTGTCTGCAGGGATGGGCCCGTATTTAATTCGCAACAATTACTTGAAGTTAAAGCAGAGTTTGGTAAGTTTAAGCGTGATTTTGACGGAAGAAAAATATCCTTTTAA
- a CDS encoding DUF2283 domain-containing protein codes for MKVEYDRESDILYIKFKEAEIVDTRMLSEDAYIDLDKDGNLVGIEIWKASQNAILPISKDIAEKLKLILESPA; via the coding sequence GTGAAAGTTGAATACGACAGAGAGTCGGATATACTTTACATAAAATTCAAAGAAGCCGAAATAGTAGATACGAGAATGTTAAGCGAAGATGCTTACATAGACCTTGACAAGGACGGAAACCTTGTTGGCATAGAAATATGGAAGGCATCCCAAAACGCCATACTCCCAATATCAAAGGACATAGCTGAAAAACTAAAGCTAATTTTAGAAAGCCCAGCCTAA
- a CDS encoding dihydroorotate dehydrogenase, with protein sequence MKDNRLTVNLAGLKLANPTMLASGILGYSAETLESIVAGGAGAVVTKSVGLKPRVGYANPTVVQVDCGLINAMGLPNPGIDAFVKEICQAKKVLNVPLIVSVYGFSEEEYAVVSKKAADAGADALELNVSCPHVKETGSEIGQKPEILSKVIKKVKATVDKPVFVKLSPNVTSIADIAEAAAKAGANALTAINTIKAMAIDPETAMPILGNKLGGLSGSAIKPIAVRCVYDIYERVKVPIIGCGGIASWRDAVEFFLAGASAVQIGTAIAIESSSVFRRVTRGLDAYLRRKGFRNVGEIVGLSHRC encoded by the coding sequence TTGAAAGATAATCGTTTGACAGTTAATCTGGCTGGTTTGAAGCTTGCCAATCCAACAATGTTGGCTTCTGGAATCTTGGGGTACTCTGCGGAAACATTGGAAAGTATTGTTGCCGGTGGGGCTGGCGCTGTTGTCACGAAATCCGTTGGTTTAAAGCCAAGAGTTGGCTACGCAAACCCAACGGTTGTTCAGGTTGATTGTGGTTTGATTAATGCTATGGGTCTTCCAAACCCTGGAATTGACGCGTTTGTTAAAGAGATTTGTCAAGCAAAGAAGGTTTTGAATGTTCCTTTAATCGTGAGCGTTTACGGCTTTTCGGAGGAAGAGTACGCGGTTGTGTCAAAGAAAGCGGCAGACGCCGGCGCAGATGCTTTAGAGCTTAACGTTTCATGTCCCCACGTGAAAGAGACGGGCTCAGAAATTGGACAAAAACCAGAAATTTTGTCGAAAGTCATTAAGAAAGTTAAGGCTACTGTGGATAAGCCAGTTTTTGTTAAGTTGTCTCCAAACGTGACCAGCATAGCCGACATTGCAGAAGCAGCAGCAAAAGCGGGCGCAAACGCTTTAACAGCCATAAACACCATCAAAGCCATGGCAATCGACCCAGAAACAGCCATGCCTATCTTAGGCAATAAACTCGGCGGACTTTCCGGCTCAGCCATAAAGCCCATAGCGGTGCGGTGCGTCTACGATATTTATGAGCGGGTTAAAGTGCCGATAATTGGGTGCGGAGGAATCGCAAGCTGGCGTGACGCTGTGGAATTTTTCCTTGCTGGTGCGTCAGCGGTTCAGATTGGAACTGCAATAGCGATTGAAAGCTCAAGTGTTTTTAGAAGGGTCACGCGTGGGTTAGATGCATATTTGAGACGTAAAGGATTCCGAAACGTTGGTGAGATTGTTGGATTATCACATCGTTGCTAA
- the queC gene encoding 7-cyano-7-deazaguanine synthase QueC, whose protein sequence is MKGKNKCIVVLSGGPDSSTVAYWAKKQGYDIFAITFNYGQIATKEIECAQKIAEKLEIPIKVIDLSALKEIFTGVTSLCDETIPMTSNFSQPIIVPFRNAIFLSVSVAYAISIGANRIFYGAQGSDEQFYPDCRKKFYKAFERTARLGTNKEIFVEAPFNDISKSDIIKLGTELGVPFNLTWSCYLNGQKHCGTCESCINRKKAFNEAGLPDPTEYNN, encoded by the coding sequence ATGAAAGGAAAAAACAAATGTATAGTCGTTCTAAGTGGTGGACCAGACTCCTCTACTGTAGCATATTGGGCTAAAAAGCAAGGATACGACATTTTTGCAATAACTTTTAATTACGGTCAAATAGCAACCAAAGAAATCGAGTGTGCTCAGAAGATAGCAGAAAAATTGGAAATCCCCATTAAAGTAATTGATCTTTCAGCACTTAAAGAAATTTTTACAGGAGTGACATCGCTTTGTGACGAAACTATACCGATGACTTCAAACTTTAGCCAACCCATTATCGTTCCTTTCAGAAACGCCATTTTCCTTTCCGTGTCAGTTGCCTATGCCATATCAATTGGCGCAAATAGGATATTCTACGGTGCCCAAGGTTCTGACGAGCAGTTCTATCCAGATTGTCGGAAAAAGTTCTATAAAGCCTTCGAGAGAACAGCGAGGCTTGGAACAAATAAGGAAATATTTGTAGAAGCGCCTTTTAATGACATTTCAAAGTCTGATATTATAAAACTAGGAACAGAGCTTGGTGTCCCTTTTAATCTTACATGGTCTTGTTATCTTAACGGACAAAAGCATTGCGGAACATGCGAATCCTGCATAAATCGTAAAAAGGCATTTAACGAAGCGGGTCTCCCAGATCCCACAGAATACAATAATTGA
- a CDS encoding UPF0175 family protein — protein sequence MTEKSAVVTVRLSKRDLERVEALRVIEDVDRSTLIKEFIEDGLRRRVVDIYRKGKVTAGRAAEILGVSLREFLEILEREGVPVNWDSEGIREYLKAKYGD from the coding sequence GTGACGGAGAAAAGCGCTGTGGTTACTGTTCGCTTGTCAAAGCGTGATTTGGAAAGGGTTGAAGCCTTAAGGGTTATTGAGGATGTTGACCGGTCAACGCTTATCAAGGAGTTTATTGAGGATGGATTGCGCAGAAGAGTTGTTGACATTTATCGGAAGGGCAAGGTGACGGCTGGGCGGGCAGCTGAAATCTTGGGAGTTTCTTTGCGGGAGTTTCTTGAAATTTTGGAGCGGGAAGGTGTTCCAGTAAACTGGGATTCTGAGGGTATACGTGAATATTTGAAGGCGAAGTATGGAGATTAG
- a CDS encoding HAD family hydrolase, whose protein sequence is MSKTRKIKAVLFDLGGTLVKTAHAYEIHRRILEAQGIIVPLDRIAEAHGINQRELDVEEMARLGQKYWIKWNLRMLERLGIKENREFLARKIDELWWEYAELTAYPDVQETLAELSSKGIKMGIVTNGTEKDFKQVLQRLNLAGYFNIVVGVDACKKAKPHKEIFLHALAKLRVKPDETIFVGDSVEHDYEGARKAGLKPVLIDRDGKGNANLDSIRHLTELLKYV, encoded by the coding sequence ATGTCCAAAACTAGGAAGATTAAAGCAGTGCTGTTCGACCTTGGAGGGACGCTGGTTAAGACTGCGCATGCTTATGAAATTCACCGAAGAATATTGGAAGCGCAAGGAATCATTGTTCCACTGGACAGAATTGCAGAGGCTCACGGTATAAATCAGAGAGAGCTTGATGTTGAAGAGATGGCTAGACTGGGACAGAAGTACTGGATTAAATGGAATTTGAGGATGTTGGAAAGACTTGGAATAAAAGAAAACAGGGAATTTTTGGCACGGAAAATCGACGAGTTATGGTGGGAATACGCTGAATTGACCGCTTATCCGGACGTGCAAGAAACTCTCGCAGAACTATCAAGTAAAGGAATTAAAATGGGTATAGTGACGAACGGAACAGAAAAAGACTTCAAACAAGTCCTTCAAAGACTTAACCTAGCAGGCTATTTTAACATCGTTGTTGGAGTTGACGCTTGCAAAAAGGCGAAACCACACAAGGAAATTTTTCTCCACGCACTTGCAAAACTCCGCGTGAAGCCTGACGAAACAATTTTTGTGGGAGACTCTGTTGAGCATGATTATGAAGGCGCGCGGAAAGCTGGATTAAAGCCTGTATTGATTGACAGGGATGGAAAAGGAAATGCAAATTTGGATTCGATAAGGCATTTAACTGAGCTGCTAAAGTATGTTTAA
- a CDS encoding TIGR04076 family protein, with amino-acid sequence MSLVEVTVKSQKGKCAFGHKVGDKIVFDGKSVKGNICYSALMVILPKVYAMRYGAEFPWAEDKNVICNACPDAENPVVFEIRRIKK; translated from the coding sequence ATGTCTCTCGTTGAAGTTACCGTGAAAAGCCAAAAAGGCAAATGCGCTTTCGGGCATAAGGTTGGCGACAAAATAGTTTTTGACGGCAAATCCGTGAAAGGCAACATTTGCTATAGCGCGTTAATGGTGATTCTTCCAAAGGTCTACGCTATGCGTTATGGCGCAGAGTTTCCGTGGGCTGAAGACAAAAATGTGATATGCAATGCGTGTCCAGACGCAGAAAACCCTGTGGTCTTCGAAATCCGCCGCATCAAAAAATAA
- a CDS encoding immune inhibitor A: protein MNKSIKLLTIALSMLLIASTFVVAITNRAYSSPTTVEPKGIDEDVKTAALDLSEQIEPQGETHHSYWNLGDTAIWTGYNGYTGSLFLTYYTLSYIGTKVEIWVQNNINFPSGQTPNRNPPTKPTYAMLQYLADQFEQNILPKESDFFGAPLFLDGSNAQLQYLSPAIPDDPEYYYEPTGRAVILVCNIRDENYYNPSYPYYIIGVHIGAYESYYYDRNIITLDAVSWYHGLGPATMNWGDHLSIVGGVPTIHNHNVTAPYAYDSTVAHEWQHLLHYELCPGDDTFMNEGCSMYAELLCGYGIDPDYPNSYFATPDNSLTIWGDQGDINILADYGAAALWTTYLSDQFGAEFLQYYFSSGGGGIAGINAALAHFHYKATFYDVYRDWKLANLIRADFPGCHRYNYKSINLNDPAYIPVRIYEVDGLPVPWTRGTDFGNTITILGYDTGISMVATYGTDYIAFENWTRTGIGFIYFDGDDTATLPPPHLWTLTPDGWYSGTGEDLANEAIGGTAYVDPADPTLTIVTAYGLETLWDYGFVQVSTDGGQTWVSLENEYTTYDHDPAAHPDIVANLPGLTDYNPDWPDWTTMSFDLSAYAGMTVMIGFRYMTDWATTYEGWWINSATVSGTELTLAPLAPIPPEADFQVTVVDALVIDGMTLYIPHDMWLKDSTETGFAVGYAKKPSYVVLVITPIISKGLADYRFQVTKVPLPWKCLIP from the coding sequence ATGAACAAATCGATTAAATTGTTAACTATTGCCCTATCAATGCTATTGATTGCAAGCACTTTTGTAGTCGCAATCACAAACCGAGCATATTCCTCACCAACCACTGTCGAACCTAAAGGAATAGATGAAGACGTAAAAACTGCTGCGCTTGACTTAAGCGAACAAATCGAACCTCAAGGAGAAACACATCACTCCTACTGGAATCTTGGCGACACTGCCATCTGGACAGGTTATAATGGATATACCGGGAGCCTCTTCTTGACATATTATACGTTAAGCTATATTGGAACCAAAGTAGAAATCTGGGTTCAAAACAATATCAACTTCCCATCAGGGCAGACCCCTAACAGAAACCCACCGACTAAACCTACCTATGCTATGTTGCAGTATCTTGCTGACCAATTCGAACAAAATATATTGCCCAAAGAGTCGGATTTCTTCGGCGCACCCTTGTTCCTTGACGGATCAAACGCCCAGTTGCAGTACCTAAGTCCTGCTATTCCTGACGATCCAGAATACTATTATGAACCAACTGGACGAGCCGTCATCTTAGTCTGCAACATTAGAGATGAAAACTACTACAACCCAAGCTATCCTTACTATATAATCGGAGTACACATAGGCGCTTATGAAAGTTACTATTATGACAGAAACATCATAACACTAGACGCAGTAAGCTGGTATCATGGTCTCGGCCCTGCAACCATGAATTGGGGAGATCACTTAAGTATTGTTGGTGGCGTCCCAACCATCCATAATCACAATGTTACTGCACCTTACGCATATGATAGCACCGTAGCCCATGAATGGCAACATCTGCTACACTACGAACTTTGTCCGGGAGACGACACTTTCATGAACGAAGGCTGCAGTATGTATGCCGAATTACTATGTGGATATGGAATTGACCCAGATTATCCGAATAGCTATTTCGCCACGCCAGATAACTCGCTCACAATCTGGGGTGACCAAGGAGACATAAACATTTTGGCGGATTACGGTGCAGCAGCTTTATGGACAACCTATTTGAGCGATCAGTTCGGTGCTGAGTTTCTCCAGTACTACTTCTCAAGTGGAGGCGGAGGAATTGCCGGCATAAACGCAGCACTCGCGCACTTCCACTACAAGGCCACATTTTATGATGTCTATCGTGACTGGAAACTTGCAAACCTAATCCGCGCGGACTTCCCGGGTTGTCATAGATACAATTACAAGAGCATCAACCTAAACGACCCCGCCTACATACCAGTCAGAATTTACGAAGTTGACGGATTGCCTGTTCCATGGACAAGAGGCACAGACTTTGGAAACACAATTACCATATTGGGCTACGACACTGGAATATCAATGGTAGCAACCTATGGAACAGACTACATTGCCTTCGAAAACTGGACAAGAACAGGGATAGGATTCATTTACTTTGATGGAGACGACACCGCAACGCTTCCACCGCCACACTTATGGACGCTGACACCAGACGGCTGGTACTCCGGCACAGGTGAAGACCTTGCAAACGAGGCAATTGGAGGCACCGCTTACGTAGACCCGGCAGATCCAACCTTAACCATTGTCACTGCTTATGGTCTTGAAACCTTGTGGGACTATGGATTCGTGCAAGTTTCTACAGACGGTGGCCAAACATGGGTATCGCTTGAAAATGAATACACGACATATGACCACGATCCAGCTGCTCACCCAGATATTGTTGCCAACCTTCCAGGCTTAACAGACTACAACCCCGACTGGCCAGATTGGACCACCATGAGTTTTGACCTTTCAGCTTATGCTGGAATGACCGTGATGATTGGCTTCCGTTACATGACAGACTGGGCGACTACTTATGAAGGCTGGTGGATAAACAGCGCAACCGTGAGCGGAACAGAACTAACCTTAGCTCCACTGGCACCCATACCGCCAGAAGCAGATTTCCAAGTGACGGTTGTCGACGCACTTGTAATAGACGGCATGACATTATACATACCTCATGACATGTGGCTGAAAGATTCCACCGAAACTGGTTTCGCTGTTGGGTACGCGAAAAAACCAAGCTACGTTGTACTAGTTATAACACCAATTATATCAAAGGGCTTAGCCGACTACCGTTTCCAAGTGACAAAAGTCCCATTGCCTTGGAAGTGTCTTATTCCATAA
- a CDS encoding DUF4258 domain-containing protein, whose protein sequence is MKFTKHAKSRAAERGITEKMILEAISQPSQTYYDLSIGTTIVFKKLNKKHLLVAYSKEDSEIKVVTTFITSDAQRIIGRKLGKTWVKVR, encoded by the coding sequence ATGAAATTTACAAAACATGCAAAGTCGAGGGCTGCTGAAAGGGGTATAACAGAAAAGATGATTTTGGAGGCGATATCCCAGCCTTCCCAAACCTATTATGATCTAAGTATTGGAACAACAATTGTTTTCAAGAAACTGAATAAGAAGCATCTTTTGGTGGCGTACTCTAAAGAAGACAGTGAGATCAAAGTTGTAACAACATTTATAACATCAGATGCTCAAAGGATAATTGGTAGAAAACTGGGCAAAACATGGGTGAAAGTTAGGTGA
- a CDS encoding QueT transporter family protein, protein MKIKSRDLSLVAVFASLYAAMVYLFAPISFYALQFRVAGILRPSIARKCILALGYAIGVIIGNVFSPFTGAYELIFMPIMSFLAGTIGYMVAKPFNHNYFIAGGIIATIISMSVSWMLSQLFGLPILTTLPYLFISEQIVCLIGSFLFKLIETKFKWW, encoded by the coding sequence TTGAAAATAAAAAGCAGAGATCTTTCATTGGTTGCGGTCTTCGCCTCACTATATGCAGCTATGGTTTATTTGTTCGCTCCAATATCCTTTTACGCATTGCAGTTTAGAGTTGCAGGAATATTAAGACCAAGCATTGCAAGAAAATGCATACTGGCATTAGGCTACGCTATTGGAGTAATTATCGGTAACGTTTTCAGCCCATTTACTGGGGCTTATGAACTTATTTTTATGCCCATTATGAGTTTTCTTGCCGGAACAATTGGATACATGGTGGCTAAGCCATTTAATCATAACTATTTCATCGCCGGTGGCATTATCGCTACCATAATATCCATGAGCGTCAGCTGGATGCTAAGCCAGCTATTTGGTTTACCAATACTGACAACCTTACCGTATTTGTTCATCAGCGAGCAAATAGTTTGCCTAATTGGATCGTTCTTGTTCAAGCTCATTGAAACCAAGTTCAAATGGTGGTGA